In the Hevea brasiliensis isolate MT/VB/25A 57/8 chromosome 8, ASM3005281v1, whole genome shotgun sequence genome, atattgataatctatatttatattataaataaatgtaTAAAAGAAGGTGAACGTTATTTTTGCTCAAATTGCCGTTCattctttaaattaattataattatatttttattatttaaattaattttaaaatttatataaacttaaaattattaattttagaattaatataaatttaaaattcttagtgctatttatatttaattttaattaaagataaaattttataagaagtaattaattaaaacaaaaaattaataaataaaaatataatttgattgtattataatattaaatatcataactttattagtatctaattttttaaatttatatttataaatagttatttattatatatttaaaaatatttattagttgcatattattttttaaattaatttccatataaattttctatttcaatgaaacaatatattaatatttataaaattatgaatattaattaaattaaatatttcaatgattataatttataaaaatgaaaataaaaataatataaatcatccaaAGATTATTACTAATTTTAAAATTGGttaaatgaacaacttaaaagaaattttatttaattttaattaaagattaatactaataaaaaaatcattaaagACAATTGAATTTAAGCCTAATTAATTTATTCCTATGTATATCTATATTCTTACAAGTAAGATTTCTTTAAAAAGTATTATTATAAAGCTAACATTATACCACCTATTAAATATTATCTCttgcattaataataaataaaagattaatattagtaatatattaattaattagatttatatttaaattattatgttattaatgttttctattttaattatttttatcactAAAAATATTAGTGTTCATAGTTCTTATTCttttaaatgaaaaaattttgataagaactaaaataaaaaagaaattgtaAAAAGCAAGTCATATtagactaaatttattttattgtgttgatataattttaattttttattaataactgaATTAAAAATCATATTATACCCAATCATATAGAAtaccaaataaaaaaataattaaaactaaaattaattttataaaaatattttttatgagttttttagaaatataatataattttaatataattaaaatttaaacacaTAATATATATAATGTTTTTGTAATAATAGATTATATTCACTACAATAAATATAGTACGAATGAGGGACCAATCTTTTAaactaataaaaatattcttataaATATCAAGgatataaacttatatttttcttttataaattttatttcttaagaattattttacaaaaatttttgatataatttttagtttagaattatatatattcaatttcaattaaaacaTACAtgattagatttgtatttatgttttaatcaataatatatttataatatatataatacaatctataattaaaaaaaataaaaatatttattaaataattactaTATTAAacagatttttaaattttttttattatataatataacaatataaaatttcaaaatattaatataattaaaataaaaattttataataataatgcattaaattaataaaaatttattttacaaattttttattttttaattttacaaataattttctttcatattaatttaaatatacaatttcattatgtaagttattattattttaaattatgaaaaattaaaataaaatatatgtaaattattttttttaaaataaagtttACAAGAAAAAAATAGGGCAAATTAATGAAAAgggtaaataagaaaaaaaggaaGAATGAACAAGGAAAGGGAAGAATAATAAAagttacaataaaaaaatttcatatttagaaaaaggataaattaataaaaaaataaaaataaataatatatatattttttaatgtttGGGAATAATCATAGTTCTCACCTCCTCCTTACACTCTAATTTTTACTTTTAGCTTTAATTAATTCACTCCTTTTCAAATTCATTTACCTTTAGTTACTTTTTCTTCACCCGCATCTAATAGACCCCTGAGTGAAAGAGGGTAAAGGGGAAaggtatttcaaaaaaaaaaaagaagcaaaatGGTAAAATAGACTAAATAGGTTTGAGAATTTACGAATATAGAAAATAGAGGGGCCAAAAGGCAAAAAAGGGAAATGAAAACGGCGTCTCGTTTTGTCCTTCTCTTACATCGCCAAATATCTGTCTCCCAAGTCCTATAAAGGATCGATGCCATTTTGCCTCGCTCTCAACAGTAGCCAGTTCGCTGCAACTACAAGGTGCAAGACTCATCTTTGTCCTATCGCTCACTTGCGTTGCCGCTCATTCACCGTTAAGTTTTGTGCCAACGTTGCCGGCGAGTCAGATATGGCGGCCTCAACAGTCCGAGTCGCTGCAGCTCAGATGACTTCAATCAACGACCTCGCCGCCAATTTTGCTACCTGCTCTCGTCTTACCAAAGTAACTCAAtccttccccccccccccttttttttttttccatttttttaagtgagattttttttatattaatcttGCCATTGAAATTTCCATTTTTTTAATTGGGTTCCAtaattttcaatattatttattgaATACTATTTCATGGCATGAAAAAGAAGCAATCTTGATGGTAGTGGGGTGGCAGTTAGGCTCTATTATAAGCTAATTAGGCTCTATTATAAGCTAATTTCTGGAGTTTGTGATTTGTATGTGCAAAGGAAGCAGCAGCTGCTGGGGCAAAATTGCTTTGTTTGCCAGAAAGTTTCTCTTTTATTGGGGCTAAGGATGGGGACAGTGTTAAGGTTGCAGAACCTTTGGATGGTCCAATCATGCAACAGTATTGCTCCTTGGCAAGGTGGGATCTTACTTTATTGTCTAGATGATGTGGCTTCCCTTGATTTGTTTGTCCCAATCACTgcttatttttctcatttctgttTGATCTTTCCTTTTTGTTGATATAACGTTGTTGTTATCTTTGCTGAATAGTGAATAATGCCTGCGATTATTGCCTTGTAATTCCCTTTTACTCATGGATTGCAGAGAGTCTGGCATTTGGTTATCGCTTGGAGGCTTCCAAGAAAGAGGTTGTGATGATGCACACCTGCGCAACACGCATGTTATCATTGATGACAGTGGGAACATTAGAGACATTTATCGGAAAATATTCTTGTAAGATGATTGGTTTATTATTTTAGTGCAATGCTTTTTTTCCTCATCGTTCATTGTTCTTTGGTCATTTGTAAATGCACCTTTACTGCTGTGAGATTTACAGGTGAAAATTTGCTCTTGTTGCGTTAAAATGTACGTTATTAGTACACATTTTTATTTTCTGGTAGTGATAGGGGAAAATATGTCGTGTTCAGTGACTTCATTTTCTTGCCAGGTAGTTTAGTTGTTGGAAGATAGCAATCATAGCATAAAACCGTTGTCAACAAAACTGACACACGTCCATGTATATGGGTAATAACACATTCTTACACCCTCACAGATGCAAACAGTTCCTGCTGCTTACATACATTCTTATGAGGAAATCATAACCTCCCTgcctgaagaagaagatggttttcTTCCCATTTTTACATTGAGAAAAGAATAAACTTAATTATGAAAGAAATGTGAAGAAGCATTAAATTGTCATTTTTGTTATATTCCTATCCCAAGCCTCTTGTTCCCAATCACATTAAATCTCCAAACATCGTTTAGCATCTTATCCAATGTGGCTGGTTTGGGGAAAAATCCTCTCCTCAAAGCAGCAGTTAGTTCATATTGAGATTGACTTCATGCACATTCTTGAATACAATAGAACATAATTTAGTAATATTTAGCAGCATGCACACCATCACAACATGCAAATGCAGCATCCCATAGTTCATGCATGTGTGCAAACAAAATAGTGGGACAAAGGATCATAAAACATACATAAAATTGCTGCAACCTGAATCTCTTCCCCTTGTCTGGGATGATTTTCCCATACCAGAAAAGATGAAAAATGATATTATATCAGCTGGCAATTTTGGTTGAGGTAAAGAAGAAAGTTCTGGTAGTAATTTTGGTTGGGGTAACAGAAACAGAATGGATGACAAAAAATTTATGGTGGTATAAATAATGGATGTGGATGTGAAACACAATTTTATTGCAACTCTACACAGCATGTCAAATAGTagacaaataaaataaataaacaaagaaTTGAATAACAGACTAAAAATAAATTGACTAAAATCAAATATTCATCTCTTCAAAAACCCAAAGAGAAATTAATGATTTTGAAAAGCATATCCAAAGTGGATGTTGCTATAGCACATCATTGTTTCTGTATTCACTTGATTCTAACATACACCTAATTACCTCCGTGATATAAGCTTAAATAACACGGTAAGTTAAACAGAAGCTTTCTTTTTAAATGAAGGTTTGATGTAGATGTTCCTGGCGGAAGAGTATACAAGGAAAGCAGCTTTACAGAAGCTGGTAAGCCACTATGTGTCTTATTTTCTTGTAATATGAGTAATTATACTCTCTAGTAAATAGTAATATATAAAGGTTTTAAAATCTTTCGTGACATTTTTTCCTCCTTAATTCATTCTTTTCTTGTGAATGTCGCATGCATGCTAGATGATCTTGAGTCTGGACAGATTTTATGATCCTGTATTTTCATGGGTCAAGGTATTATGATTGCTTGCCTTCCCTGTGATTCAGTGCATTCAGAAAATATCCTTACTTTTATGATCATTGTAGCCTCTTGTTTTATTAATTACTGTGTGCATTTACACCTTTTGTAtatgtaatcaatttatatcatctTTCCAGGAAAGGATATAGTTGCAGTTGATAGCCCTGCTGGACGCTTGGGTCTGTCAGTTTGCTATGATTTAAGATTCCCAGAGCTTTATCAGCAGCTCAGGTTCCAAAAAGAAGCACAggtttatttaatttcttaacaTGGCAGTAAAACTTAGTCTTTAGCTTCTCACCCTTGAATATTGAATCTTCTATCATTATCTGCAGATTCTATTGGTACCTGCAGCTTTTACAAAGATTACCGGTCAGGCACACTGGGAGATTCTGCTTCGAGCTCGTGCAATTGAGACTCAGTGCTATGTGTGAAATCCATTCTCACTTTAACTGAACTAAGCCTGTCTCAATTAATGTGATTGTTGataattcataaaaataatttatggATTTTTATTTGATGCCCCCACTAAATTTTTCCCTCTAATACATTCAAAAATGTGTATCAAACCTGCTAGATCCACCAAACCTTGATAAAAATTTTATGCAGAAGGCTCattataattctttttatttctaattaaaaaataaaaataaagtagcATATGTAATAGTCAAGTAAAAGGtaccaaaaaataaaattaaaagctGATCAATAAtatgaaagaagaaaaaaggggaAGGGAAAGACATTTACTCCATACACTTTCACTCTCTCTAAAAACTTAACAATGTCAATATATTTCAAATTGTCTTTATGAAATTAATATTTCATTGTTCCTTTTTACATTTTTTAATTGatgcagcttttttttttttggtatgtgAATGTACCTTTTTATATTCATAGAGGTATACTATACTGAAAATTGAATTTGTTATCTTCATATGAATGGTGCCTCATCACATGACAAATTTCTGGCTTCACCACCTTACATAATATTTCATCTCACATCTTTCTGGAATGTGTACATTATCAGGTGATAGCTGCTGCACAAGCTGGAAAACATAATGATAAAAGAGAAAGCCATGGTGAGGCATTAATAATTGATCCCTGGGGAGCAGTAGTTGGTCGATTGCCAGGTGAGAACAAGCATCTCTAGTACTATTGCAAACGCCACTTACCTATTCTTAGTAAAATAAGTGCCTATCTTTCCTAAGAgtcaaaattataaatttgaatCTAATTATTTGCATTGCTAAATGCCTAAATCTTATTTGATGTCATTCAACCCTTTCATTtatcatttttcctttctttcttctaCTTCACCAACTTGATGCTTTTGTTACATAAGATTTGCACTTGGCTTTCCCCCAACCCTTTGCAACTTTTGATGAATACATATGATTCTATTTTTGTGTTGCAGATCGACTCTCAACAGGTATTACTGTGGCTGATATTGATTTTGCTTTGATTGACTCAGTGAGAGCAAAGATACCAATCGCCCAGGTAAATTCTGTTCAATTCACTTAAAAACTCcatttaaaaacttaaaaataatCTTAAACCTGGCAATCCCGGGCCCAGTGATTAACAATAGCACGTACTGTGGGCTCAAGACCTGTCTGCTTAACAGTTGAGGGACAAACACTTTAAATCCATACTAGGTCCACAGTCCTATTGatatttgttttgtttttcttacaaacGTAAAACAGTAAACACAGCATGGTGGGGCTCAAATTGCTATTAGGCGAGATTTGAGTTTGTGGTGGCCCTGGTTGAGGTTTAGCCAGGCTGGCTGAGACAGCTCAAGTAATGTAGTTGTTACCCTTGTTTGAGGGGATGCAATCCTTATCCAAGTACAAAAGTAGATAATTTAAATGTCATGGAATCCACAATATCAGAAGTATTCTCAAAAGATTGTTCACTGTACAACAGTCTAAGCTTCATTTAGTTTATGGAGTAGCATGGAGTAGGATAGGAATGGAATAGCTATTCTTAGTTTTGGTTCAAATTTTAATTGTGGAATAACTATTCTGTGGAATATATTTTCCAAAATCTAGTGTTCTGATAGAAATTCGAAatgtataaaaattattatttagaacAGATATGAATTCATGCATAAGAATAGCTATTCAAGTGCATGGAATTGTAATTCCTCTGTAAAGCAAATGAAGCGCAAGTAAGAATCGTAATCCAACTATTAATTTCCTCTCCCTCGAAGGCTTCTTCGTAATCTTCACTCTAGACTGCCCAAAGAATATTTTCTGGTGATGGGAATGCTTGTAATataaatgaaatatatatttcatATCTTGGCAAATTCTTATGTTTGTAATCAAATGCAATTTTGTACTTCAGCAACGGAAGCCCATTGATTTCTGGAAATCTTCATCTCTCTGATTTGAGTCCTGCCACATCTGCTTTATCCAGATGTTAGGTCAAAGCCACATCAAATTCTTACTGTGATATAATTCAAGGACATGCTTCTTATTGCTCTCTGGAAGAAGTATGACACAGTTATGCCTTGTAAGTTGCAAAATAAGTTAAAGTTTTCTTTGTCAGGGAGCTGTTTATGTGCACTTCATTTTATCCATATCTCTGTAATTAGATTCTTGTGCTATTAGTAAACAATATATTCATCTAATTTCCTATAGTCGATGGGTTGCGacaattctgaaaaaattcaaaCATTTAATGCCTTTCCCTTTATTCTGGATCCAGTAAATTACTTAAGTGATAACAGCTTCTAGCAAATTGTTACTGTAAAAAAATGTGAAGGGAATTCTACAGGAAGAACTTTAATGCTTCTCTTTGGTCATATTGCTTGCACAATGTTGTCACTTCAGAGTAACTATCTGAGCTCTAAAAGCTTTGAGGTTTCTCTTGTTGTCCTCCCCATGTTGAGTAATCCCCATCTGAGTAAATCAAATAATCTGCAAGATCCTCCTTTTCTATAATTTCTATGCTGTAAATGAGTTTCTGTGTCTTGTCCTGATGAATGGGGTCTTGCATAAAATCAGTAAATGGCATGTGATGACTATCTTTTCCAACAGGACCATATGGGTTAGCCCAGAAGGGACCAACCTTTCAGTGTGAGGGGGAAAGTCtatcatgaatttaaaatataattcaaaatataaataaaaatataaatatataagattCAGTCCTATCATATATCTTATATTTTTGGTTTATAGTAAACCAAGTCTTCAGGCCTACACaaaaaaaactataaaattaGAATAAAACGCTTGCATGGAACAATTgtgtttttaataaattttacatGTCTGGTATTTTTTGAAGATgtctaaataaattaatttttatttttcagtgAATTAATGTATAATTTTTCATTTAAGTTTAGATAGCCTTTAGTTTtggctaaaaatttaaaattgaaattttctatttttcataataaaatattaatttatagatgtatatatttttttaaattattagtcaaaataaaaattaagaaaaataaaaaaaattcaaaaaaaaaaaaaaacatccgTCCAATATAAATGCTAATCAACAACTCTGACCACAAATTTGTCTAAAATAAATTCAATCGAACCTCAACTCAAAGCACAAACCAATAATTTTTATAGTttattcttgtattttatttctatccTTTTATCTTTATCCCATGTTTGAATTAAGGGCAGCATGAATTATtatcatattatataatataatttttttaatatatttagaaAGATGATatagtataaaatgatttaataattTTCTCTCGTTTGATtagatgatatgatatgataaaataaatacaaaaattactaaaatatcatttattactgttttaaatatataaatattttaaaaatatttatttaaataataataataataataataataattaaagacgtattttattttttaattaatcactAAATATGCCTTATAAATATATAACATTGAAACTATATAATTAGTTTTTATATATTGtgtatagaaaaataaaaattctaaactATGCCAAACCATTAATTTATTGGTTTGAAAAACTATGGGAACCATCATTTTACAACCTCATATCACCATTTTTTTAGGATTAattgtttaaataatattattttaaaaatattttatcaaaataatgtgAAATTTTAATGTATTTACCAAAATACAGTAGTGTTATAGAAACTATCAATTGAAGAAGTGATTTCATTTTTAAGCACCTAAACAAGAAATCACCAATTGAAATATAGTTTTATGTCTTTGTGTCAGTATAGTAAAACAACACAACTCACAAAACTGCCAATCAAACTGATAATTTTATGTGTTATCACATCAATTGAAACTCTCAATTTTTGATACTGAAACCGTTATTTCATTTGACGGTTTCAAGAGCAAACTGCTGCAGTGCATTGGAAAAGAAATCAACATTAAGATGGACAGATTTTTTAAGCCAGTGAGAATTCCCATTAACTTAAAGCATatattaagataaaattatcGTATTTTATGAAGTTAgagttataatattataaattaatttaaaacataattaaaatcatcaaaaaaaattaattacattcataataaaaatgtaaataaaaagtTGCTGCACTACTCTTAATTTATTTGAAActattcattaatttttattttaagaaataatttcaaaataaataattatatgtttatttattacaataaatagatataaaattaataattgataaATATAACATAACAATACCATTTGAGTTAGCAACAAGTAAAGCTGCACTGCAACATTTGAAAAAAAATGTCAGAAACAACTCTTTTCAAAATTAAAGAGTTTCCTTTCCTTAAGCAAGGTGCTCTCTTCTTCTCCTTTTCTTCTCAATTTTTTACCTTTgtatctaatatatatatatatatatatatatatattttttttttctttgcatgcaacctgatttttttttttctcatatcaTATACATAATTTACAAGTTAAATTATTGTTTTGATTTTGACGTTAAGAAGTAAAAATATTACAATTAAGGtcagttttaaattttaatgtaaattatttattttgattaatgCTGTAATatgattatttaatattttaattttgataatttttttaacatGTATGTCaaattttgtaataaatttaattaaaaattaaattagtatatTAATATAATGTGAAATATTCTGACTTTAGTATTACTCTATTAAATTTGTGATAATTGAAAGAGTACTTGAGAGTACattctaataatatattttatgtaatattttcatttatatttgatGTAATAATTATTAACTTTCATTTATATTTGATGCAATAATTATTAACTTTTACCCAAAGATTTCtaatattatttctttatttactCACCTAATCAAACACCTTCAATTTTTTTAAGCTTCTACTCCAAAAAGTTTCatgtttaatattaatttattatttaatttattgatcttaatttttattaatttacttttattaaataaaaaaaattaataaagaaaataattacactcataataaaaatgtaaataaaaaagAGTTCCAGTACtcctaaaaaaattatattcattaatcattattcATATAAAGaacaaaagaatttttttttttaataagggaAAAGAGAAAAGGGGGAAAAATATATGAAAGCAAGGCAAAACTCTAAAAACTTCACAATCTATTCTCTATCCTTTTAAAATATGCTTTGTGCATTTCACATGTTTCAATGATCTAATACATTTTGATGCATACTCAAGAAAATGCCATTTCAAATGATATTTTTTTAAGTAATCTGATACACTCTAAAAATACTATTTTAACTAGTGGTTTCTTAAGCATTGACACACACACTAACATATACTTACATACTTTAGAACACATTGATGAATTACCATTGAAAGTGATTCTTCAACTGACAGTTTTGTGTATACTTTTTAAAACTTGAAAATACTTTTTCAATTGGCGTTTTTTCAATCAAATATTATTTTTGTAAATAGTTTTAGATTCGTATTAGAATGGTAAaaactttaaaaaatatattatttaaataattcatCCTATTTTTTTAGGATCAATATTCCCAAATATATAAAGTAACAACACCATACAATATGAAATCATCCCAAATCCGATCCAAACATAGTTTAATTTATTGctaaaaaatttctaaattttaattttactttacaAAAAATTCATCTAATCAGTAATAGTaagttttcatattaaaaaattcCTTTAAATTATATTGTAACATTTATAAATGTAACTTTAGCACTTTTTGGTGAAAAAAATTCTCATTTTTTTAAGGAAGTAAATCATTGTGATAGCATTGGTATTTTTGTGATAAGATCATATAGTGATTGAAATGACTGGTATTTTTCAAAATGAGAATAAATGGGGtaaaaatgtaattttatttttttttaatatgaaaatctGTTATAACACGTTagagatttttataaaataaaattagagtttagagattttttaataataaattaaaattaaaaaacgaAAATAAAATACGAAATAAAGTTTAAAAATGGATTATAAAAACTATCCAACAAAATTACTATACCTATGACTTAAACACAAACCCTGTCAACTTGATAATTCAATCACGACCTTTCCCTCCCTCGTTCATAAGGTGAAAAATTGATCAATTTGATTTTGAATCGAATTAAAAAAACCAAAAATCGAAATATATTTTGTGAGAGatcgaatcaaaccgaattaAAGGGACTTGTGAATCTTTTTTTCTGCTGAAGCTCAATAGCCCAGTAAACTCTGCTCAAATTGATCAAATAAATTCATATTAGACTCTGTTAATTTACAATAAACCTGAATTGAGATTTATGTCGTAAGAGAAAAATCATAATGTCGAACTTAATTTAAATGTTATTTCTTATTAAGTTTTCATCCATTCTAAAAATTCAAGAATCATAATTCTTGGATTCTAATCTCTCTATATATTTTGATCCCCATCTAAAAATTGGCATTACTCTGCAATGCACCATATGTTTCTTAGCTATGAAAGCCCATAATCAATGTAGTCTAAATGCTTAATTTTTGCAAAATATTCAATTTAACCTCTGTATTTATTGAGAAGTTTAATTTAGCTCATCAACTTTTTGTTTAAATTAGCTTAAACGTTTTATTTTAAGCTTAATTtagttcaaaaattaaaatttataatcta is a window encoding:
- the LOC110650488 gene encoding deaminated glutathione amidase, chloroplastic/cytosolic translates to MPFCLALNSSQFAATTRCKTHLCPIAHLRCRSFTVKFCANVAGESDMAASTVRVAAAQMTSINDLAANFATCSRLTKEAAAAGAKLLCLPESFSFIGAKDGDSVKVAEPLDGPIMQQYCSLARESGIWLSLGGFQERGCDDAHLRNTHVIIDDSGNIRDIYRKIFLFDVDVPGGRVYKESSFTEAGKDIVAVDSPAGRLGLSVCYDLRFPELYQQLRFQKEAQILLVPAAFTKITGQAHWEILLRARAIETQCYVIAAAQAGKHNDKRESHGEALIIDPWGAVVGRLPDRLSTGITVADIDFALIDSVRAKIPIAQQRKPIDFWKSSSL